The nucleotide sequence AAAGTCAggacttttgtggctaaatagaattttttggatatttttgactcatgcatagtatgattctTGAATGACATTTTACTTTTAGAGACgctaaatttttattcttattttcttactccaCATTGTTATATGTGCTTTTTGTGTGTGTAAatacttgattcatgtctctcttttattcataatatcaaaagagaatctacgatgtcttagaaatatcaACCATAGGTCTTTACacgttttttcataaaatattggttgtaatttagatgtatgaattttcattaatatcgccttaattgaaatttaaagattctctttcttgaaaatttaacctttattttcttttgtcataTGGATGAtagtctatgtttgttcaattttagaagtcatgagtatttttcttgttgcctcatccctttatttttgcatgcttatgttgtttgtttctcgcattaattcattgaatttgaccttcttccttttacctttattcattcttaatctgaacataaatcatgaggcatgtaagtggatTTCTTTGCTTTACATTTTATCTATTGACTCTCACTCTTGTTATACGTGTGCAAGTGTGCATATCAttgtaattcaaaaataatttgtaactattatgccttgaacgtatattgatttctttattttttctttgcatgcaaaaaatatctcgagtctaAATGGACTTCTCTCCTCTTGTATTTCGAAATGGGTCAATGAGGCTCacctctttgagtcaagtccaaagtttaaacccaaggtccactacatgatttgcgggtgctagaagatagacgaagaaggaaaatgggtcaaaacccattgataaggtcattaagagacttgaaaagtcttgatttttattattgtattctttttatttagtcatttagtcatttatttattcattcatttgggtctcgaagccaaagttgtattttaatacaggtGAGACAGATTTTGGACCTCAAAGGTatgaaaactagcttaggacagaTTGTGAGCCGAAAGttcaatatttagattaggataggtgCAAGTGGGCCAAAgtccaattagattaggacagggtctaTTGATTTAGAcccaatggcctaagtcttttattttcttcccttttccttttacatgctttgttattaatttgtttagacttagttaaaatctctactaaatcgtcaaaatctattttacacaagttttttcctaaaatcaattacttttcatcaatcttttttttgaagttagtcaaaagatatttttaaattgtttggataaccgtaagttagcggatactcttatgccttaacaaccttccaagagtattaataggaaccgcttactcagaatcttcaaacttaaatgattttttttgttttggatcgtttaacTAACTTTCAAAGATTTTCTTCattacttttcaaataaattaagtggcgactctaaataagttaaaattttcGCAAAATAACAACTATGACTTGTAATGGGACCTTACGACTTGTAGGATCCAGTCATAGTTAACACAGATCTAATTTGGGGTAAACAATGGACATCTTGCAATTTGCACCCAACGACTCGTAACGAGTCCTTACgtctcttagtgagccactcgtactcagagcagaacttagccacaaacttactgatttggtcACGATTGGCCTAGGACCCGTCAAGAttccctacgactcgtaggggaAGTCGTTTTCAAGAcggtgaggataaaatttcagaatttttcaAGGACCGAAAATTCAGGGTATTATAAATTTTAAGTGAGTCTAGATTCTAGAATTAGTGGATAAGTTTGTTAGCTAATGATATGATGAAAAATTTATGTAGATTCAAATTGTATATAAAGGCATAAGAATGATAAGATGTCAGGATTGACACATAAGAAGTTCTCTTAACTCAATCATCTAGAGAAATAGCTAGTGGGTCTAATATGTTGGATTTGATGGCTAAGTGCTATTTTTCCTATGCTCTGCACAAATACAGATCCATGAACTGAGAAAGGGATATATCTGTTTGTGTTTGCACTGATGCATATCTATTTTTCATAATctaatataatgataaatatcattGGCTTAATCTTGCTGGAAAAATTTGACCAACAGAACTAAGTAGATATATTTGTTTGTCATTTTTTGTGGCTCGAGTCAGGTCGGGCGGGTTAGATTagggtatgttttattttcttaaaatgagGCATTTACTGTGGATTTTAGCTTATTcgataaaaaaattatgcatgtgaaaagtttcttaacaagtGTAAaattgaccccaaagtatgacatgAGGGTAAATTTGATCCCAATGTATGATGAAGAgtatatttaaccaatttttcaaagtaaaggGATACGTAAATTTGACTCAAGTATGACAATGGAGGTAAATTTGACTCGAAAGTATGATAAAGAGTTTATATAGTAAATTTTCCACAGTAGGATAAATTTTACTCTTTTCCCTTGGTGAAAACGAAACTCTCCTTATAAAGTCAAACTATTTACGAGTATTTTCAATAGGAAATTCACTTATCGTCGCCATTGTAATTCTTCTCATTGACGTTTGACTCTATATTTTTTGGTTATATCTCTAACATAACCCAAGCTTCTCATGTGAAATAAGATTATAAGACGATACCTAATGAATTGTCGACAAACTTTGTAGTGAAGTCTTTCTTAATGGTGTTGATAAATAATCTATATTCCTTACCGATGCTTTCCTCTTTATGAAAGTTCcattttattgttttgttttgcAACTTAACATGTTTCTTAAATGTTAAACTTATGTTACTTTTAATTATCTAACTGTATTTAATGGAAAAAAAGGGAGCATCTCTCATGGTAAGATTAATGTGATAGCATGATGGCAAGAAGAACATGGACAGAGTTGGTCAAAGAGTGTTTTTTTGACTTCATTAATAAAATTCAAGGCTACGCAAGAGTGCTTTGTAATTTAGAAGTAAATCAAATGATTTCCCTATAGGTATACATTAactattttagtatatatagtcTGCAAACAAAATAATGCAACACGCATGCAAATATACAAGTATCTTTAGTGCCTGTTATAATTTGTTGACAATTAATATCATATATaagatattttttctttatcatttgctATATTTGCATTTATTTCAAGAGATATGTTAATCTTAAAGGCAATTTCCTTTAGGTTTACTTAGCCAGTTTATAACCATAACGCAGTAAAGTTTAAAATTAATGCTAGTAGTATTTAAAGGAGTAATATGGGAAAAGTAGAAGGAAACAAAATGTAGGAAGAGATAATGTAGCATGTAGAAACTAAAAGACCAAGCCTATTAAGTTACTTAACTACCTAGACGtggaaaaataatacaaatttgtcATGGTGAGTTGTCAATAAAGGGCCTGATTTCACTCCAACGGAACAGACTTTAACAACAATTTTTGAGAGGCAAATAAGTTCAATCATTTTCACCTCCTATGAAGTGGATCTCCCAATCACGTGTCATGTTTTTATCGGTGTACAAGTAAAATTCAATCAATTATTTTCGAATTAAAAGAAGTTAGTGATTAGTTAGTTTGTTTGTTTAATCTGAATGACCAAGAAGGTTTTTGGCTAGAAataagaaggaaaaataggatcaattagaaatttttttttcatccgTTTCTTATTGAGAGAAAGTTTTGTTATTGAGATTGAGTTACAAGAAATTAAGGAAGAGAATTTAAGAATAGAGGGAGAAGAAAATGGCATTCACAGGGACATTAGATAAATGCAAAGCTTGTGATAAGACAGTTTACTTTGTTGATTTGTTATCTGCTGATGGAGCAATTTTTCACAAGTCCTGCTTCAAATGTAGCCACTGCAAAGGAACACTTGTGGTATGCTTTTATtacacctattcttcaatttttttatctGATTTTGAGTTGACACgaaattttaaaatgtaaaaaagatttttgaattttattgtcttAAATTCAGGATATGTAGAATCTATCAAAATATCTTATAATCTTGTGGTCATAGACACCACAGATAGAAAATTGAAATTAAGaagttgcaaaaaaaaaaaaaatgcattttgTTCTAAATCGAACTCAGAAAAAAGTAAGACGAACAGATATAAATGACGAAGTAATAATTTACTATTCTAACTATCTTTCTCCTCTTCTACTCCTTTtcttttgttctacttgtaaTAGAAAATGATCTCTAGCTTTCTTGTCCTCTAAGTTGCTTTTGGTCTTACATGAGCTCCGGTAAAAGATAcaattagataaataaaaatctgTTTTCATGATAATAAAAATTTGGCATAGATGTGAGAATACTGAGATCATGTCCTCGTTTCAAATCTCATTATCACATTATGTCATTGATGTTTTTGGCATGTAGATGAGCAACTACTCCTCGATGGATGGAGTCCTCTATTGTAAGCCACATTTCGAACAACTTTTTAAGGAATCTGGAAATTTTAGCAAGAACTTTCAGACCTCTTGTAAGATACCTGTCTTTTCTCAAACTAGTATATTATACAATTGCAAAACTTCACCACAACAATTTCTATATTCACTAaccttatttttataaattatgcaGCAAAGTCTGAGGGGGAAAACTCGTTGGTATGTTATTGGACCTTTACCCTCACATTTCTCCTCTTTTAATactattataattaatggaaaaTGGTCGGAGAATTCTTATAGATATGTAATCAACCTTAATCTCTTTGGAACTGAGAtataattagtattttttttcccGATgttacaaaacaaaatataaaaaatcctACAACCCTCCAAATTGGTTAAATGCCGTAATTCTTATGTAGATAAAGGCTCCAAGCAAACTCTCTGCCTTGTTCTCTGGAACCCAAGACAAATGTGCTGCTTGCAACAAAACTGTTTACCCCCTTGAAAAGGTATGAAATTATAACCATCACTTAGATAGATATTATATTATTGTCTATTTTTGTTACTCAAAATTTTCGGCAAAACACTACTCGATGTTTTCCTAGTATTATTGTCAGCCTTGCTCATAAAGTATTTCGCGTTAATGGAAGGTTTCGGAAGGGCAGCATCTTAAGGTGTTGAGTATTTGTCCTGACTTTCTTATCATAATTAAGTTTTTCTTTTAGTTACCATAATTGGATTTTcctttagaaaaagtaaaatatattctCCATAATTGGCTAATCCTAGTACTTCTAGGAAAAGGTTATAAACTCTCTAAATGGAGGTTAATTTCTTGTACTCCCCCGTTTAAAAGAGAATGACCTAGTTTCATTTTTAgttcgtttcaaaaagaatgatctctttcttttttggtaatactttaatttcaacttgccacatgacatgtttaggaccacaagattaaaggatattttggtatatttgacacaactttaattcaaggtcataaaattaaaaaaatttctttattttcttaaactttgtgccatgtcaaagtaggtcattctttttcaaacggGGGGAGTAGCTTGGTAGCATCCATAATATAGTTATAGGGGTTTCCAGAGTTGTTTAGGCAATAGAATTTGTGAGACACAAGTGTAATGGTGTCACTCTTGTGAGAACCTCTTTTATTCTAAGTGAATTGTGTGAGGTTGTCACTCTCAATATTTTATACTCTCTTTATGTAGTGGATTGCTAACCTCCTTTTTTAGATGTAGGTCAATTGACCGAATCACATCAAATTACTATCCCTTTTGATGTATTTCTCACATGTACGTCTTCATATGTGGCCTCTTTCGAGGTTTGCTTTGTTCGCTTTTGTATGGCACCTGATTATTTCAAATCCAACAACTGGTATCAGAGACCAGGTTCAGAGGAATGAGTATGAAATATGGCAGAGTGATGGTGCGAGGCTCGGTTTGATAACCTTGTGAGTTTAGAGATGCACAAACTAGAAGAAGCTAGCTGTGGAGCTTCAGTTGCCATAAAATACTCAAATGATGTGGTGACACCTAGTGAATCAGTAACCCATGGATATTGATAATAGTCCAGATGGAACTTAGTTTGAGGGAGAGATTGTTGAGAATATCGGTGACCATGGATTTCCGTAATGAGCCACGTGAAACTTAGTTTGATGGGGAgatttttaggggtgtgaagAAAAGTTCCACATTGGTAGCTATAAAGATTAGGAGGATTTCTTCATGGTGTAaagacttttgaaaaaaaaaatcaacttagCCCAACGCAGACAATCTCGCACCATGTAAGAGTATTTTTGGAATGGTTGAAGATTTTGATTTGAGAAATTATATTAGAGTGTTACTCTATATAGAGACAAAGATTTAATGTGAGGATATTTTGGAGATGGAGATTGAACTTATTGAAGACTACGTGAAGAAGGTGGAGAATTGTCGAGTGTTTGTCCTAACTTTCTTATCACAATTAGGTTTTTCTTTAGATATCACAATTggattttcttttaagaaaagcAACATATTTTCTCCATATTTGGATAATCTTTATTCTTCAAGGAAAAGGTTATAGACTCTACACATTGAGGGTCCTTTCTTGTAGCTtgatagcatccacaatgtattCCTAGGAGTTTTGAGAGTTGTTTAGGGTGGAGAATTAGTGATACACTAGTGTTATAGTGTCATTCTTGTGTGAATCTTTTTTTATGCTGAGTGAATTGCGTGAGGTTGTCTCTCTCAATATTTTGTACTCTTTATATATGGTGGATTACTTATCTCCTTTTGTGGATGTAGGTCGATTGATCAAACCACGTTAAATTATTGTTTCTCTCTTTTGATCTATTTCTCGCGTATCTTTATATGTGGCATCTTTCGAGGTTTGCTTGATTATTTCGAATCCAACATAAGGATTGTGATGTATACAGTGTACTCTATGTAGACATTAATGATTGTTTCCATTGCACTCCAACGAAATACCGAAAATATTCTGCATGAAAAATGAGTAGTCGTACCAAATAGATCTTATTAACATGATTAATAATGTCTTTTTTGTCTCTTAacataatgatatatatatatatatatataggtaataATGGAGGGAAAAGCATTTCACAAATCATGTTTCAAGTGTGCTCATGGTGGGTGTCCCTTGACTCATGCAACATATGCTGCACTTGATGGAGTCCTCTATTGCAAGCACCATTTTGCTCAACTTTTCATGGAGAAAGGAAACTACCAACATGTCCTCAAGGCTGCTACTAACAAGAAGAGTGTCATGGCACCTGTTGATGATGAtacagataataataataataataataataataataataataataataataataataattctgcTCATCATGATGACAAGATAGATGATCATGACCAGCCTGATAAGGAACCTGATGATGATGATCAGTAATCTTGATTGTCGTCAACATGTCacataattttatgaattatttgttgtgtgttttgaaaaatttgaaaattctttGCACTAAAAATCcaagtattcttgttatcaaaaTTCTTGTTGTATCATCTTGATTATACaaaattctttccttttttttaaacttCAAACTTGGTGTCCAGATTGTAAACATGTTTGAGATGTTATCCATTTTGATTATACAATGATTTGTTAGAAAATATTCTTTATAAGGCTTTTAAGACAAGTAGAAGTTGAACACAGATTGCGGACTTCTGTATATGTACTTATAACACTGCTTTACATAGAGTAATTACATAAGGACTAATCTATAATGTGATAAAAAGGTACAATCTAAATTATATGTCTAGACTTGATCAGAGTCTTAATACACCCCTCAATCTAGATGTGTAGATTGTCATGCAAATGATCAAATTGAGAAGATGGTAACCGCTTTATGAAGATATTAGAAAGTTGCAGACTAGTGAGCTAATATGGAACAACGAGATCGATCCCCT is from Capsicum annuum cultivar UCD-10X-F1 chromosome 5, UCD10Xv1.1, whole genome shotgun sequence and encodes:
- the LOC107872532 gene encoding LIM domain-containing protein PLIM2c-like, with protein sequence MAFTGTLDKCKACDKTVYFVDLLSADGAIFHKSCFKCSHCKGTLVMSNYSSMDGVLYCKPHFEQLFKESGNFSKNFQTSSKSEGENSLIKAPSKLSALFSGTQDKCAACNKTVYPLEKVIMEGKAFHKSCFKCAHGGCPLTHATYAALDGVLYCKHHFAQLFMEKGNYQHVLKAATNKKSVMAPVDDDTDNNNNNNNNNNNNNNNNNSAHHDDKIDDHDQPDKEPDDDDQ